One Pseudochaenichthys georgianus chromosome 7, fPseGeo1.2, whole genome shotgun sequence DNA segment encodes these proteins:
- the LOC117449893 gene encoding glucose-6-phosphate 1-dehydrogenase-like isoform X2 — MRVATVTAAAEQMGQKMSSEPFTRSEVFGQLRRELYGEEQSSHSNTHTFIILGASGDLAKKKIYPTLWWLFRDGLLPDDTHFVGFARSTLTVEDIKTACLPYMKVTDEESESLSAFFSRNSYLSGRYDDDGSFAQLNSHLLSLPGGSDANRLFYLALPPTVYKHVSTNIRTHCMSSRGWSRVIVEKPFGRDLQSSQELSAHLSSLFSEDQIYRIDHYLGKEMVQNLMVLRFGNRIFGPIWNRNSVACVVLTFKEPFGTQGRGGYFDDFGIIRDVMQNHLLQILCLVAMEKPASTSPDDVRDEKVKVLKCIAPVTGSDVVLGQYVGDPEGEGQSKLGYLDDPTVPAGSCTPTFATAVLYVQNERWDGVPFILRCGKALNERKAEVRLQFTDVPGDIFAEHCQRNELVVRVQPDKAIYLKMMTKRPGVYFSPEETELDLTYRSRYKNVKLPDAYERLILDVFCGNQMHFVRSDELREAWRIFTPLLHQIEEEKKPPIPYTYGSRGPGEADDLVKRVGFRYEGKYNRPTDHQTPRSLVCRIHRGLYWLL; from the exons ATGAGAGTAGCCACAGTAACTGCAGCCGCAGAACAGATGGGACAGAAGATGAGCTCTGAGCCTTTCACTCGCTCCGAGGTGTTTGGACAGCTCAGGAGGGAGCTCTATGGAGAGGAGCAGTCCTCTcattccaacacacacacattcatcatCCTGGGAGCCTCT GGGGATCTGGCTAAAAAGAAGATCTATCCAACTTTATG GTGGTTATTCAGAGATGGCCTGCTCCCAGATGACACGCACTTTGTGGGTTTCGCCCGGTCTACGCTGACTGTGGAGGACATCAAGACAGCATGTCTGCCTTATATGAAG GTCACTGATGAAGAGAGTGAGAGTCTCTCAGCCTTCTTCAGTAGGAACTCCTACCTGAGCGGCAGGTATGACGATGACGGCTCTTTCGCCCAACTCAACTCTCATCTGTTGTCTCTTCCTGGGGGATCCGACGCCAACAGACTGTTCTACCTGGCTCTGCCCCCCACTGTCTACAAACATGTCAGCACAAATATAAGAACCCACTGCATGAGCTCCAG AGGCTGGAGCAGGGTGATTGTGGAGAAGCCCTTTGGACGAGACCTCCAGAGCTCTCAGGAGCTGTCAGCCCACCTCTCCTCCCTGTTCTCAGAGGACCAGATCTACCGCATAGACCACTACCTGGGCAAAGAGATGGTCCAGAACCTCATGGTGCTCAG GTTTGGAAATCGCATCTTTGGACCCATATGGAACAGGAACAGTGTGGCCTGTGTGGTCCTCACCTTCAAGGAGCCTTTTGGCACTCAGGGCCGTGGAGGATACTTTGATGACTTTGGTATCATTAG AGATGTCATGCAGAACCATCTCCTGCAGATTCTCTGTCTGGTCGCCATGGAGAAACCTGCTTCCACCAGCCCCGACGACGTGAGGGATGAGAAG GTGAAGGTGTTGAAGTGTATAGCTCCTGTTACTGGATCAGATGTGGTGCTCGGCCAGTATGTGGGCGACCCTGAGGGGGAGGGTCAGTCCAAACTGGGTTACCTTGACGATCCCACTGTACCAGCAGGGTCCTGCACGCCAACTTTTGCCACAGCGGTGCTTTATGTCCAGAATGAAAGATGGGATG GCGTTCCTTTCATCCTGCGCTGCGGTAAAGCTCTGAACGAAAGGAAGGCAGAGGTGCGTCTGCAGTTCACTGACGTGCCGGGAGACATCTTTGCCGAGCACTGTCAGAGGAACGAGCTGGTGGTGCGGGTGCAGCCGGACAAAGCCATTTACCTGAAGATGATGACCAAGAGGCCGGGGGTCTACTTCAGCCCCGAGGAGACGGAGCTGGACCTCACCTACAGGAGCAGATACAAG AACGTGAAGCTCCCGGATGCTTACGAGAGGCTGATACTGGACGTCTTCTGTGGAAATCAGATGCACTTTGTCCGCAG TGATGAGTTGCGGGAGGCCTGGAGGATCTTcacccccctcctccaccaaatAGAGGAAGAGAAGAAGCCACCCATCCCTTACACATATGGAAG TCGTGGTCCGGGCGAGGCGGATGACCTGGTGAAGAGGGTGGGATTCCGCTATGAGGGAAAATACAA TAGGCCGACTGATCACCAAACACCGAGGTCATTGGTGTGTAGGATTCATAGGGGTTTATATTGGCTGTTGTAA
- the LOC117449893 gene encoding glucose-6-phosphate 1-dehydrogenase-like isoform X3, whose amino-acid sequence MRVATVTAAAEQMGQKMSSEPFTRSEVFGQLRRELYGEEQSSHSNTHTFIILGASGDLAKKKIYPTLWWLFRDGLLPDDTHFVGFARSTLTVEDIKTACLPYMKVTDEESESLSAFFSRNSYLSGRYDDDGSFAQLNSHLLSLPGGSDANRLFYLALPPTVYKHVSTNIRTHCMSSRGWSRVIVEKPFGRDLQSSQELSAHLSSLFSEDQIYRIDHYLGKEMVQNLMVLRFGNRIFGPIWNRNSVACVVLTFKEPFGTQGRGGYFDDFGIIRDVMQNHLLQILCLVAMEKPASTSPDDVRDEKVKVLKCIAPVTGSDVVLGQYVGDPEGEGQSKLGYLDDPTVPAGSCTPTFATAVLYVQNERWDGVPFILRCGKALNERKAEVRLQFTDVPGDIFAEHCQRNELVVRVQPDKAIYLKMMTKRPGVYFSPEETELDLTYRSRYKNVKLPDAYERLILDVFCGNQMHFVRSDELREAWRIFTPLLHQIEEEKKPPIPYTYGSRGPGEADDLVKRVGFRYEGKYKWVQPHTA is encoded by the exons ATGAGAGTAGCCACAGTAACTGCAGCCGCAGAACAGATGGGACAGAAGATGAGCTCTGAGCCTTTCACTCGCTCCGAGGTGTTTGGACAGCTCAGGAGGGAGCTCTATGGAGAGGAGCAGTCCTCTcattccaacacacacacattcatcatCCTGGGAGCCTCT GGGGATCTGGCTAAAAAGAAGATCTATCCAACTTTATG GTGGTTATTCAGAGATGGCCTGCTCCCAGATGACACGCACTTTGTGGGTTTCGCCCGGTCTACGCTGACTGTGGAGGACATCAAGACAGCATGTCTGCCTTATATGAAG GTCACTGATGAAGAGAGTGAGAGTCTCTCAGCCTTCTTCAGTAGGAACTCCTACCTGAGCGGCAGGTATGACGATGACGGCTCTTTCGCCCAACTCAACTCTCATCTGTTGTCTCTTCCTGGGGGATCCGACGCCAACAGACTGTTCTACCTGGCTCTGCCCCCCACTGTCTACAAACATGTCAGCACAAATATAAGAACCCACTGCATGAGCTCCAG AGGCTGGAGCAGGGTGATTGTGGAGAAGCCCTTTGGACGAGACCTCCAGAGCTCTCAGGAGCTGTCAGCCCACCTCTCCTCCCTGTTCTCAGAGGACCAGATCTACCGCATAGACCACTACCTGGGCAAAGAGATGGTCCAGAACCTCATGGTGCTCAG GTTTGGAAATCGCATCTTTGGACCCATATGGAACAGGAACAGTGTGGCCTGTGTGGTCCTCACCTTCAAGGAGCCTTTTGGCACTCAGGGCCGTGGAGGATACTTTGATGACTTTGGTATCATTAG AGATGTCATGCAGAACCATCTCCTGCAGATTCTCTGTCTGGTCGCCATGGAGAAACCTGCTTCCACCAGCCCCGACGACGTGAGGGATGAGAAG GTGAAGGTGTTGAAGTGTATAGCTCCTGTTACTGGATCAGATGTGGTGCTCGGCCAGTATGTGGGCGACCCTGAGGGGGAGGGTCAGTCCAAACTGGGTTACCTTGACGATCCCACTGTACCAGCAGGGTCCTGCACGCCAACTTTTGCCACAGCGGTGCTTTATGTCCAGAATGAAAGATGGGATG GCGTTCCTTTCATCCTGCGCTGCGGTAAAGCTCTGAACGAAAGGAAGGCAGAGGTGCGTCTGCAGTTCACTGACGTGCCGGGAGACATCTTTGCCGAGCACTGTCAGAGGAACGAGCTGGTGGTGCGGGTGCAGCCGGACAAAGCCATTTACCTGAAGATGATGACCAAGAGGCCGGGGGTCTACTTCAGCCCCGAGGAGACGGAGCTGGACCTCACCTACAGGAGCAGATACAAG AACGTGAAGCTCCCGGATGCTTACGAGAGGCTGATACTGGACGTCTTCTGTGGAAATCAGATGCACTTTGTCCGCAG TGATGAGTTGCGGGAGGCCTGGAGGATCTTcacccccctcctccaccaaatAGAGGAAGAGAAGAAGCCACCCATCCCTTACACATATGGAAG TCGTGGTCCGGGCGAGGCGGATGACCTGGTGAAGAGGGTGGGATTCCGCTATGAGGGAAAATACAAGTGGGTGCAGCCCCACACAGCATGA
- the LOC117449893 gene encoding glucose-6-phosphate 1-dehydrogenase-like isoform X1, with product MRVATVTAAAEQMGQKMSSEPFTRSEVFGQLRRELYGEEQSSHSNTHTFIILGASGDLAKKKIYPTLWWLFRDGLLPDDTHFVGFARSTLTVEDIKTACLPYMKVTDEESESLSAFFSRNSYLSGRYDDDGSFAQLNSHLLSLPGGSDANRLFYLALPPTVYKHVSTNIRTHCMSSRGWSRVIVEKPFGRDLQSSQELSAHLSSLFSEDQIYRIDHYLGKEMVQNLMVLRFGNRIFGPIWNRNSVACVVLTFKEPFGTQGRGGYFDDFGIIRDVMQNHLLQILCLVAMEKPASTSPDDVRDEKVKVLKCIAPVTGSDVVLGQYVGDPEGEGQSKLGYLDDPTVPAGSCTPTFATAVLYVQNERWDGVPFILRCGKALNERKAEVRLQFTDVPGDIFAEHCQRNELVVRVQPDKAIYLKMMTKRPGVYFSPEETELDLTYRSRYKNVKLPDAYERLILDVFCGNQMHFVRSDELREAWRIFTPLLHQIEEEKKPPIPYTYGSRGPGEADDLVKRVGFRYEGKYKFMAYLATNTLTNSGTCVILSEDRGK from the exons ATGAGAGTAGCCACAGTAACTGCAGCCGCAGAACAGATGGGACAGAAGATGAGCTCTGAGCCTTTCACTCGCTCCGAGGTGTTTGGACAGCTCAGGAGGGAGCTCTATGGAGAGGAGCAGTCCTCTcattccaacacacacacattcatcatCCTGGGAGCCTCT GGGGATCTGGCTAAAAAGAAGATCTATCCAACTTTATG GTGGTTATTCAGAGATGGCCTGCTCCCAGATGACACGCACTTTGTGGGTTTCGCCCGGTCTACGCTGACTGTGGAGGACATCAAGACAGCATGTCTGCCTTATATGAAG GTCACTGATGAAGAGAGTGAGAGTCTCTCAGCCTTCTTCAGTAGGAACTCCTACCTGAGCGGCAGGTATGACGATGACGGCTCTTTCGCCCAACTCAACTCTCATCTGTTGTCTCTTCCTGGGGGATCCGACGCCAACAGACTGTTCTACCTGGCTCTGCCCCCCACTGTCTACAAACATGTCAGCACAAATATAAGAACCCACTGCATGAGCTCCAG AGGCTGGAGCAGGGTGATTGTGGAGAAGCCCTTTGGACGAGACCTCCAGAGCTCTCAGGAGCTGTCAGCCCACCTCTCCTCCCTGTTCTCAGAGGACCAGATCTACCGCATAGACCACTACCTGGGCAAAGAGATGGTCCAGAACCTCATGGTGCTCAG GTTTGGAAATCGCATCTTTGGACCCATATGGAACAGGAACAGTGTGGCCTGTGTGGTCCTCACCTTCAAGGAGCCTTTTGGCACTCAGGGCCGTGGAGGATACTTTGATGACTTTGGTATCATTAG AGATGTCATGCAGAACCATCTCCTGCAGATTCTCTGTCTGGTCGCCATGGAGAAACCTGCTTCCACCAGCCCCGACGACGTGAGGGATGAGAAG GTGAAGGTGTTGAAGTGTATAGCTCCTGTTACTGGATCAGATGTGGTGCTCGGCCAGTATGTGGGCGACCCTGAGGGGGAGGGTCAGTCCAAACTGGGTTACCTTGACGATCCCACTGTACCAGCAGGGTCCTGCACGCCAACTTTTGCCACAGCGGTGCTTTATGTCCAGAATGAAAGATGGGATG GCGTTCCTTTCATCCTGCGCTGCGGTAAAGCTCTGAACGAAAGGAAGGCAGAGGTGCGTCTGCAGTTCACTGACGTGCCGGGAGACATCTTTGCCGAGCACTGTCAGAGGAACGAGCTGGTGGTGCGGGTGCAGCCGGACAAAGCCATTTACCTGAAGATGATGACCAAGAGGCCGGGGGTCTACTTCAGCCCCGAGGAGACGGAGCTGGACCTCACCTACAGGAGCAGATACAAG AACGTGAAGCTCCCGGATGCTTACGAGAGGCTGATACTGGACGTCTTCTGTGGAAATCAGATGCACTTTGTCCGCAG TGATGAGTTGCGGGAGGCCTGGAGGATCTTcacccccctcctccaccaaatAGAGGAAGAGAAGAAGCCACCCATCCCTTACACATATGGAAG TCGTGGTCCGGGCGAGGCGGATGACCTGGTGAAGAGGGTGGGATTCCGCTATGAGGGAAAATACAA GTTCATGGCCTATCTGGCTACAAACACACTGACCAATAGCGGAACGTGTGTGATCCTATCAGAGGACCGTGGGAAGTGA
- the galnt6 gene encoding polypeptide N-acetylgalactosaminyltransferase 6, with translation MRLLLRRRLSPLKLVLLGGTLFLVIIVVLQRDVGPSPGGDPWFQELVVKKDKVMVMVRDAVNNIGFQIRAPLPESVQVQPTEDTKCPAGIYTQTELKPHLERLPQDPNSLGADGKAFLKDKLSPEEEKEKEEGMTRHCFNQFASDRISLSRSLGDDTRPSECVERKFRRCPPLPTTSVIIVFHNEAWSTLLRTVYSVLHTSPASLLIEIILVDDASVAEHLKSQLEDYVRQLKIVRVLRQPERKGLITARLLGASVAQGEVLTFLDAHCECFHGWLEPLLARIVEEPTAVVSPEITTIDLTTFQFNKPVASKRAYNRGNFDWSLSFGWEQIPEEARMLRKDETYPVKTPTFAGGLFSILKTYFEHIGTYDDKMEIWGGENIEMSFRVWQCGGQLEILPCSVVGHVFRSKSPHTFPKGTEVITRNQVRLAEVWMDDFKHVFYRRNKNAAVMASENKFGDISERLNLREKLHCKNFTWFLNTIYPEAFVPDLKPTLFGSIRNSGSHSCLDVGENNQGDKPMIMYTCHNMGGNQYFEYSSHKELRHNIGKQLCLHATPQPEPVKLAHCERKGKGTSVATQEEWILTEENLLKNPSSGTCLLLKGGQVQMGDCNAADLFQHWTFS, from the exons ATGCGTCTGTTACTTCGACGGCGTTTGTCCCCCCTTAAACTGGTGCTCCTTGGGGGGACTCTCTTCTTGGTGATCATAGTGGTGCTCCAGAGGGATGTTGGCCCCTCCCCAGGTGGTGACCCCTGGTTTCAGGAGCTGGTCGTAAAGAAGGATAAAGTGATGGTGATGGTGCGAGACGCTGTCAACAACATTGGATTCCAGATCAGAGCTCCGCTGCCAGAGTCAGTCCAGGTGCAGCCCACCGAGGACACCAAATGCCCCGCTGGAATCTACACTCAGACTGAGCTCAAACCTCACCTGGAGAGACTGCCTCAGGACCCCAATAGCCTCGGGGCTGATGGGAAGGCATTTTTGAAAGACAAACTGTCCcctgaggaggagaaggagaaggaggagggtaTGACTCGCCACTGTTTCAACCAGTTTGCCAGCGACCGCATCTCACTCAGCCGTAGTCTTGGGGACGACACGCGGCCTTCAGA GTGTGTGGAGAGGAAGTTTCGTCGCTGTCCTCCTCTGCCTACCACCAGTGTTATTATTGTCTTCCACAATGAGGCCTGGTCCACCCTCCTCAGGACGGTCTACAGCGTCCTGCACACGTCTCCTGCTTCCCTGCTCATAGAGATCATCTTGGTTGACGACGCCAGTGTTGCAG AGCACCTGAAGAGCCAACTGGAGGACTATGTGCGTCAGCTGAAGATTGTCCGTGTCCTGAGGCAGCCGGAGAGGAAGGGCCTCATCACTGCCAGGCTGCTGGGGGCCAGTGTTGCTCAGGGAGAAGTGCTAACCTTTCTCGACGCACACT GTGAGTGCTTCCACGGCTGGCTGGAGCCCCTGTTGGCCCGCATTGTCGAGGAACCCACCGCTGTGGTTAGTCCAGAGATCACCACCATTGATCTTACCACCTTTCAGTTCAACAAGCCTGTGGCCTCGAAACGCGCTTACAACCGAGGTAACTTTGACTGGAGCCTGTCCTTCGGCTGGGAACAGATCCCCGAGGAGGCGAGGATGCTGCGCAAGGATGAAACCTACCCTGTAAA AACCCCTACTTTTGCTGGAGGTCTCTTCTCAATCTTGAAGACGTACTTTGAACACATTGGAACATACGATGACAAGATGGAGATCTGGGGCGGTGAAAATATTGAGATGTCCTTCAGG GTGTGGCAGTGTGGGGGTCAGCTAGAGATCCTCCCCTGTTCTGTGGTGGGACATGTGTTCCGGTCCAAGAGCCCCCACACTTTCCCCAAGGGCACAGAGGTCATCACTCGGAACCAGGTGCGCCTGGCCGAGGTCTGGATGGACGACTTCAAGCACGTTTTCTATCGCCGCAACAAGAACGCTGCCGTTATGGCCAGTGAG AATAAGTTTGGGGACATCTCTGAACGTCTGAATCTGAGAGAGAAGCTTCACTGCAAAAACTTCACCTGGTTCTTAAACACAATCTACCCAGAGGCCTTCGTTCCAGACCTAAAGCCAACATTGTTTGGAAGT ATTAGAAACTCAGGATCACACAGCTGTCTGGATGTTGGAGAGAATAACCAGGGAGATAAACCAATGATCATGTACACCTGCCACAACATGGGAGGCAACCAG TATTTTGAGTACTCCTCTCACAAGGAGCTGCGTCATAATATTGGAAAGCAGCTGTGTCTTCATGCCACGCCACAGCCAGAGCCCGTGAAGCTGGCGCATTGCGAGCGGAAGGGGAAGGGCACCAGTGTGGCAACGCAGGAAGAATGGATCCTAACAGAG GAAAATCTTCTGAAGAATCCCAGCAGTGGGACATGTTTACTTCTGAAAGGAGGCCAGGTTCAGATGGGCGACTGTAATGCTGCTGACCTATTCCAGCACTGGACCTTCAGCTGA